A single window of Pseudomonas lutea DNA harbors:
- a CDS encoding DUF4174 domain-containing protein, with the protein MFSRSLTLAVLFAVSSPLLAADGDTPLSQERGKTRPLIVIASSSVDPTLVSLKKNLEEPANKEGFAKRDMVLYTIINTVGQRNGKDLDAQTTMALVRELKLGAQAGGQAQVILVGKDGEKKMTHNGPIEPKEIFSTIDQMPMAEKEAAAAAPAAPVAEPKAAAQPGKPGKPGKAAPAAPPAGLDD; encoded by the coding sequence ATGTTTAGCCGGTCGTTGACCCTTGCCGTTTTGTTCGCCGTGTCGAGCCCTTTGCTGGCTGCCGACGGCGATACCCCACTGTCACAGGAGCGCGGCAAGACCCGTCCACTGATCGTGATCGCGTCAAGCTCCGTAGACCCCACGCTGGTCAGCCTGAAGAAAAATCTGGAAGAACCCGCCAACAAGGAGGGGTTCGCCAAGCGCGACATGGTGCTCTACACCATCATCAACACGGTCGGGCAGCGCAACGGTAAGGATCTCGACGCCCAGACCACCATGGCGCTGGTGCGCGAACTCAAACTGGGCGCCCAGGCAGGCGGCCAGGCTCAAGTGATTCTGGTGGGCAAGGACGGCGAGAAGAAAATGACCCACAACGGTCCGATTGAGCCCAAGGAAATCTTCAGCACCATCGATCAGATGCCGATGGCGGAAAAGGAAGCGGCCGCCGCCGCGCCTGCAGCCCCTGTGGCCGAACCCAAGGCGGCTGCACAACCTGGAAAACCCGGCAAGCCGGGGAAAGCCGCACCTGCTGCGCCGCCGGCCGGCCTGGATGACTGA
- a CDS encoding NAD(P)/FAD-dependent oxidoreductase — protein MTNTSYPHSYYAASANVAPARPRLQGDIETDVCIIGAGYTGLSSALFLLEHGFRVTVLEAAKVGFGASGRNGGQIVNSYSRDIDVIENTVGAKEAQLLGHMAFEGAQIIRDRVAKYQIQCDLKDGGVFAAITPKQMGHLEAQKRLWERYGHSQLELMDQRRIREVVACDQYIGGMLDMSGGHIHPLNLALGEAAAVESLGGVIHEQSAAISIDRGVNPVVHTAEGRVRAKFIIVAGNAYLGNLVPELAAKSMPCGTQVITTEPLSEELASTLLPQDYCVEDCNYLLDYYRLSGDKRLIFGGGVVYGARDPANIEAIIRPKMLKAFPQLKDVKIDYAWTGNFLLTLSRLPQVGRLGDNIYYSQGCSGHGVTYTHLAGKVLAEALRGQAERFDAFAGLPHYPFPGGQLMRTPLTALGAWYYSLRDRLGF, from the coding sequence ATGACGAACACTTCATATCCGCATTCCTATTACGCCGCTTCGGCCAACGTGGCTCCGGCACGGCCCCGCCTGCAAGGGGACATCGAAACGGACGTGTGCATCATCGGCGCCGGTTACACCGGGCTGTCGAGCGCGCTGTTCCTCCTCGAACACGGGTTCAGGGTGACCGTTCTGGAAGCCGCAAAAGTCGGCTTCGGCGCTTCAGGCCGCAACGGCGGGCAGATCGTCAACAGCTACAGCCGTGACATCGACGTCATCGAGAACACCGTCGGCGCCAAGGAAGCCCAACTGTTGGGGCACATGGCTTTTGAAGGCGCGCAGATCATCCGCGACCGGGTGGCTAAATATCAGATCCAATGCGACCTGAAGGACGGCGGCGTTTTTGCCGCGATCACGCCCAAGCAGATGGGCCATCTGGAGGCACAAAAACGCCTTTGGGAGCGCTACGGGCACAGCCAGCTGGAGTTGATGGATCAACGCCGTATCCGTGAAGTGGTTGCGTGTGATCAGTACATCGGCGGCATGCTCGACATGAGCGGCGGCCACATCCACCCGCTCAATCTGGCGCTGGGCGAAGCCGCAGCTGTCGAGTCACTGGGTGGAGTCATCCATGAGCAGTCGGCCGCCATTAGCATCGACCGCGGCGTGAACCCCGTCGTGCATACCGCCGAAGGGAGGGTTCGGGCCAAGTTTATCATCGTGGCGGGCAATGCCTATCTGGGCAATCTGGTGCCGGAGCTGGCAGCCAAATCGATGCCCTGCGGGACGCAGGTCATCACGACAGAACCGTTGAGCGAAGAACTGGCAAGCACTCTGTTGCCGCAGGATTACTGCGTCGAGGACTGCAACTACCTGCTGGATTACTACCGACTGTCAGGTGACAAGCGTCTGATCTTCGGCGGCGGCGTCGTGTATGGCGCTCGTGATCCCGCCAATATCGAAGCCATCATCCGTCCGAAGATGCTCAAGGCGTTTCCCCAGCTCAAAGATGTGAAAATTGACTACGCCTGGACCGGAAACTTCCTGCTGACGCTCTCGCGGTTGCCGCAAGTCGGTCGGCTGGGTGACAACATCTATTATTCCCAGGGATGCAGCGGTCACGGGGTGACCTATACGCACCTGGCGGGGAAGGTGCTGGCGGAGGCACTTCGCGGTCAGGCAGAGCGGTTCGACGCGTTCGCCGGCCTGCCCCACTACCCGTTTCCAGGCGGCCAGTTGATGCGCACGCCGCTTACCGCCTTGGGCGCCTGGTACTACAGCTTGCGGGACAGGCTGGGGTTCTGA
- a CDS encoding lipoprotein — translation MDRVAGQRKWLAVAALLVLSGCSNQHNWKPGYPPQYKALPDRVEINAVPSFRGKDYQSAPFALASMLTVHGVQTTPGLLEKPLKLPGAEDSLDRSMPNLAREYGFVVYPVDRNLPDVLAQVSAGYPVMVRFSDGSLWWKEQRYGVLVGFDQNKRTVLIYTGPGRVTESFESFTSDWNDGGNWAVLIQSPRQLPVPVDRERWLKAANDLAQAGQEQAAGEAVKALNNPAARSEK, via the coding sequence ATGGATAGGGTGGCAGGGCAACGAAAATGGCTGGCGGTTGCCGCTCTGCTGGTGCTGTCGGGCTGTTCGAACCAGCACAACTGGAAGCCCGGATATCCGCCGCAGTACAAGGCGCTCCCCGATCGTGTGGAGATCAACGCGGTGCCGTCATTTCGCGGCAAGGATTACCAAAGCGCGCCCTTTGCGCTGGCCAGCATGCTGACCGTTCACGGCGTTCAGACCACGCCGGGGCTGCTCGAGAAACCACTGAAGTTACCCGGCGCGGAGGACTCGCTGGACCGGAGCATGCCGAATCTGGCCCGTGAATACGGTTTTGTGGTGTACCCGGTGGATCGCAACTTGCCGGACGTGCTGGCGCAGGTTTCAGCGGGTTACCCGGTCATGGTGCGGTTTTCGGATGGCTCGCTGTGGTGGAAAGAGCAGCGCTATGGCGTGCTGGTCGGCTTTGATCAGAACAAGCGCACGGTGTTGATCTACACCGGGCCGGGGCGCGTCACCGAAAGTTTCGAGTCGTTTACTTCGGACTGGAATGACGGCGGCAACTGGGCGGTGCTGATCCAGAGCCCGCGGCAATTGCCGGTTCCGGTCGACCGCGAGCGCTGGTTGAAAGCCGCCAATGATCTGGCCCAGGCCGGGCAGGAACAGGCGGCGGGCGAGGCGGTGAAGGCGCTGAACAATCCGGCTGCCCGCTCAGAGAAGTGA
- a CDS encoding TerC family protein — protein sequence MEYLLELAASPTAWIALATLVVMEIVLGIDNLIFISILTNKLPVHQRTKARRIGISMALILRLGLLTTVAWIVQLTEPVVEILGQTFSWKDMILIAGGLFLVWKATTEIHHSVDIKTEAEKAASNTVTLGMAAAIGQILMLDLVFSIDSIVTAVGMTEHLPIMVIAVIAAVIVMLVASEPLAKFINDNPTVVMLALGFLIMIGMTLIAEGFGAHVPKGYVYTAMAFSALIEVLNMLVRRSRQRRLDAEAQAQKV from the coding sequence ATGGAATACCTTCTGGAACTGGCTGCAAGCCCAACGGCGTGGATCGCGCTGGCGACACTCGTCGTCATGGAAATCGTGCTCGGCATCGATAACCTGATCTTCATCTCGATTCTCACCAACAAACTGCCCGTGCATCAGCGCACCAAGGCGCGCCGTATCGGTATCAGCATGGCGCTGATCCTGCGTCTGGGCCTGCTGACCACTGTCGCCTGGATCGTCCAGTTGACCGAACCGGTGGTAGAGATTTTGGGCCAGACATTCTCCTGGAAGGACATGATTCTGATCGCCGGTGGTCTGTTCCTGGTCTGGAAAGCCACCACTGAAATTCACCACAGCGTAGACATCAAGACCGAAGCCGAAAAAGCTGCCTCCAACACGGTCACGTTGGGCATGGCCGCCGCGATCGGTCAGATCCTGATGCTCGACCTGGTGTTTTCGATCGACAGTATCGTCACCGCCGTGGGCATGACTGAACACCTGCCGATCATGGTTATTGCTGTGATTGCTGCGGTGATTGTGATGCTGGTAGCGTCCGAACCGCTCGCCAAATTCATCAATGACAACCCGACTGTGGTCATGCTGGCGCTGGGTTTCCTGATCATGATCGGTATGACCCTGATCGCCGAAGGTTTCGGCGCCCACGTTCCAAAAGGCTACGTCTACACCGCCATGGCGTTCTCGGCTCTGATTGAGGTGCTGAACATGCTGGTGCGCAGGTCTCGCCAGAGAAGGCTTGACGCTGAAGCCCAGGCACAGAAGGTCTGA
- the nhaR gene encoding transcriptional activator NhaR, translating to MLNYRQLHYFWVVAKTGSIVRACEQLNLTPQTISGQISLLEQTYGVELFKRVGRQLELTETGRVALPYAEQMFQLGGELEAVLRAQPDEQQILFRVGVADVVPKSIVYRLIAPSMALNELVRISCREDQLERLLADLAIQRLDLVISDSPMPSHLDIKGYSQKLGECGVSFFATRTLAAAYGQNFPHGMQGAPLLVPGQQTVVRSRLMRWFAEQNIQPKIVGEFDDSALMKAFGKSGSGIFIAPSVIADEVIEQYDVELIGHTDAVTESFYAISVERKVSHPGIIAITEGARRQLFPD from the coding sequence ATGCTCAACTACCGGCAGCTGCATTACTTCTGGGTCGTGGCCAAGACGGGCAGCATCGTCCGGGCGTGCGAGCAGTTAAACCTCACGCCGCAGACCATCAGCGGGCAGATCAGCCTGCTGGAACAGACTTACGGCGTTGAGTTATTCAAGCGCGTCGGCCGCCAGCTCGAGCTGACCGAAACCGGTCGCGTTGCCCTGCCCTACGCCGAACAAATGTTCCAACTGGGCGGTGAACTCGAGGCTGTGCTGCGCGCACAACCCGACGAACAGCAGATTCTGTTCAGGGTCGGCGTCGCCGACGTTGTGCCCAAGTCCATCGTCTATCGGCTGATCGCCCCCAGCATGGCGCTCAACGAACTGGTGCGGATCAGTTGCCGGGAAGATCAACTGGAGCGTCTGCTGGCGGACCTCGCCATTCAGCGCCTTGATCTGGTGATCTCCGACAGCCCTATGCCTTCCCATCTGGACATTAAAGGTTATAGCCAGAAGCTGGGCGAATGCGGCGTGAGTTTTTTTGCCACCCGCACGCTCGCCGCCGCTTACGGGCAGAACTTCCCCCATGGCATGCAAGGCGCACCACTGTTGGTGCCAGGCCAGCAGACGGTGGTGCGCAGCCGCTTGATGCGTTGGTTCGCCGAGCAGAACATTCAGCCGAAGATCGTCGGCGAGTTTGACGACAGCGCCCTGATGAAGGCGTTTGGCAAGTCCGGCAGCGGCATCTTTATCGCGCCGAGCGTCATCGCCGATGAAGTGATCGAGCAATATGACGTCGAGCTGATCGGCCATACCGATGCGGTTACCGAGTCGTTCTATGCGATCTCGGTCGAGCGCAAGGTCAGCCACCCCGGCATCATCGCCATCACCGAAGGCGCCCGTCGTCAGTTGTTCCCGGACTAG
- a CDS encoding MFS transporter, which translates to MFFPIYLLSAAGFTVLTTEFVIVGLLPAIARDLAVTIPQAGLLVTLFAFTVACFGPFLTAWFSRFERKRLFISVLILFGISNAVAALAPNIWVMAVARLIPALGLPVFWALASETAVDIVGPDHAGRAIAKIGFGIVCATVFGIPVGTLISDAIGWRSAFAILSLVAFAKALLLFIYLPRSLHKDQASLRSQFGILRSPLMQGHVLLSVLVFSGMFTAYTYLADMLERLAGFDGTVVGWCLMGFGAVGLLGNSLGGRLVDRHPLIASVIFCTFMIGGMVMVVPSMHTLPALALALAVWGATQAALFLVSHVRLMKAAPQAPAFAASLNIAGANLGIGIGAIIGGRVIDHLGLGSLGFAAAGIIVLSILLALLLMTVRPRTATCEG; encoded by the coding sequence ATGTTTTTCCCCATTTACCTGTTGTCGGCCGCCGGCTTTACGGTACTGACCACAGAGTTCGTGATCGTCGGTCTGCTGCCTGCCATCGCCCGAGACCTGGCCGTCACCATCCCCCAGGCCGGCTTGCTGGTCACCTTGTTCGCCTTCACCGTCGCCTGTTTCGGGCCGTTCCTGACAGCGTGGTTTTCACGCTTCGAGCGCAAGCGCCTGTTCATCTCGGTGCTGATTCTGTTCGGCATATCCAACGCCGTCGCGGCACTGGCCCCCAACATTTGGGTGATGGCCGTCGCGCGACTGATCCCGGCACTCGGGCTGCCGGTGTTCTGGGCGCTGGCCAGCGAGACTGCCGTGGACATTGTCGGCCCGGATCACGCCGGACGCGCGATCGCGAAGATTGGTTTCGGTATCGTCTGCGCCACCGTTTTCGGCATCCCGGTCGGCACCTTGATCTCTGATGCCATCGGTTGGCGCAGCGCTTTTGCCATTCTGTCCTTGGTGGCTTTTGCCAAGGCGTTGCTGTTGTTCATCTATCTGCCGCGCAGCCTGCACAAGGATCAGGCGTCGCTGCGCAGTCAGTTCGGCATTCTGCGCAGCCCGTTGATGCAGGGGCATGTCCTGCTGTCGGTGCTGGTGTTCAGCGGCATGTTCACCGCCTACACCTATCTGGCCGACATGCTTGAACGGCTCGCCGGGTTCGACGGCACTGTGGTCGGCTGGTGCCTGATGGGCTTCGGCGCAGTGGGTTTGCTGGGCAACTCGCTCGGCGGGCGGCTGGTGGACCGTCATCCCTTGATCGCCAGCGTGATCTTCTGCACGTTCATGATCGGCGGCATGGTCATGGTGGTGCCAAGCATGCATACCCTGCCGGCCCTGGCATTGGCTTTGGCGGTTTGGGGCGCGACCCAGGCGGCGCTGTTTCTGGTCAGTCATGTCCGGTTGATGAAGGCAGCACCCCAAGCCCCGGCTTTCGCCGCATCGCTGAACATCGCCGGGGCCAACCTGGGCATCGGCATTGGCGCGATCATTGGCGGTCGGGTGATCGATCATCTCGGGCTGGGGAGCCTCGGCTTCGCGGCAGCGGGCATCATTGTGCTGTCGATCCTGCTGGCACTGCTGCTCATGACTGTTCGACCGCGCACCGCGACCTGCGAGGGCTAG
- a CDS encoding DUF1993 domain-containing protein — protein MTLSLYAASIPVFKQMLTALAAVLAKGEAHATAKNIQPDALLQARLFPDMFPLVRQVQIAVDFAKGAGARLAGMEPPKYEDSETTFADLQALLTKVLAFLDTIKAEQVDGNEAREIVLRPGTDKEKRLDTQTYLLHYSLPQFFFHVTTAYDLLRHNGVEVGKRDYMGAY, from the coding sequence ATGACCCTTTCTCTCTACGCCGCTTCGATTCCCGTCTTCAAGCAAATGCTTACCGCCCTGGCTGCCGTATTGGCCAAAGGTGAAGCTCACGCCACCGCCAAAAACATTCAGCCGGACGCCCTGCTGCAGGCGCGTCTGTTCCCCGACATGTTCCCTTTGGTGCGTCAGGTGCAGATCGCCGTGGATTTCGCCAAAGGCGCCGGCGCACGTCTGGCGGGCATGGAACCGCCAAAATACGAAGACAGCGAAACCACCTTCGCCGACCTCCAGGCGCTGCTGACCAAGGTCCTGGCCTTCCTGGACACCATCAAGGCCGAGCAAGTCGATGGCAACGAAGCGCGGGAAATCGTGCTGCGCCCCGGCACTGACAAGGAAAAGCGCCTGGACACTCAGACCTACCTGCTGCACTACTCGTTGCCGCAGTTCTTCTTCCACGTCACCACCGCCTATGACCTGCTGCGTCACAACGGCGTGGAAGTCGGCAAGCGCGATTACATGGGCGCTTACTGA